A window of the Megalopta genalis isolate 19385.01 chromosome 2, iyMegGena1_principal, whole genome shotgun sequence genome harbors these coding sequences:
- the LOC117218305 gene encoding sugar transporter SWEET1 encodes MGLEDYKEIVATCASITTIGHMLSGTLICKNIYQKGSSMGFDPMPFLGGIGMCTLMLQYAFIVRDPAMVNVNVFGLLANVAYMAVYYYYSSQTKDTLALIGKATAFVAVFLAYAQVENPEKIEFRFGIIVTALLLLLIMSPLFHLGEIIKTKNTDMLPFPIIFMGTLVTFQWLLYGIIINNSFIIFQNVVGFLLSLAQLSLFVIFPSKSKAKSNSQEKMD; translated from the exons ATGGGTTTGGAAGATTACAAGGAAATTGTGGCAACATGTGCCTCGATTACTACTATTGGCCACATGTTATCTGGCAC ATTAATATGCAAGAATATTTATCAGAAAGGATCATCAATGGGTTTTGATCCAATGCCATTCTTGGGAGGTATAGGAAT GTGCACTTTGATGCTTCAATATGCATTCATTGTAAGAGATCCTGCAATGGTTAATGTTAATGTTTTTGGATTACTCGCAAATGTGGCATATATGGCTGTGTATTACTATTACTCATCCCAAACG AAGGACACGCTTGCTTTAATAGGCAAGGCTACAGCCTTTGTTGCGGTCTTCCTTGCATATGCTCAAGTGGAAAACCCTGAGAAGATCGAATTCCGATTTGGTATAATCGTGACGGCACTATTGCTCCTCTTAATCATGTCTCCGCTTTTCCATCTT GGAGAGATAATAAAGACCAAAAATACAGATATGCTTCCATTTCCTATTATTTTTATGGGAACACTTGTTACTTTCCAATGGCTATTATAtggaattataattaataattcattCATTATC ttccAGAACGTTGTCGGTTTTCTCCTTTCCTTGGCACAATTGTCTTTGTtcgtaatatttccttcaaaaTCGAAAGCAAAATCCAATAGCCAAGAAAAGATGGACTaa